A genomic region of Pseudomonas frederiksbergensis contains the following coding sequences:
- a CDS encoding sensor histidine kinase, with product MIAEASSPGIKQAQRLLRLYHLYRLSIGLILVLLVSSNLDNQLLEFANGDLLRTGSWLYLILNILLLVFLQNPRQPVQIFSLALADILLLSVLFYAAGGAPSAIGNLLIVSVAIGNTLLRRRIGLLLAAVAAIGIISLTFSLSGSHPTGANHYLQAGTLGALCFAAALLVQGLTRQLEDSESLAEQRASEVVSLEALNALILQRMRTGILVLDSERRVQLVNHSALSLLGHARLDGQLIDDYSTALVERLQLWLNNPTLRPQSLKVASTGLELQPSFIALGLNEQRQTLVFLEDLAQVAQQAQQLKLAALGRLTAGIAHEIRNPLGAISHAAQLLNESEELMGADRRLTQIIQDHSQRMNRVIENVLQLSRRQQSVPQRLDLKPWLEQFVCTVRDGATDRQQIHLNAGSGPFTTLMDPDQLTQVLDNLLRNAWRHSALAHEQAEVWLTLFIDPDNQLPTLDVLDNGPGVSAEQQAHLFEPFFTTSSQGTGLGLYLSRELCESNQARLDFKPRPDGGCFRITFAHGRKQS from the coding sequence GTGATCGCTGAGGCCTCAAGCCCTGGCATCAAACAGGCCCAGCGGCTGCTGCGCCTCTATCATCTCTACCGTTTAAGCATCGGCTTGATTCTGGTGCTGTTGGTCTCCAGCAACCTGGACAACCAGTTGCTGGAATTCGCCAACGGCGATCTGCTGCGCACCGGCAGCTGGTTGTACCTGATACTGAACATCCTGCTGCTGGTGTTTTTGCAGAACCCCAGACAACCCGTACAGATCTTCAGCCTCGCGCTGGCCGACATCCTGCTGTTGTCAGTGCTGTTCTATGCCGCAGGTGGCGCCCCCAGCGCCATCGGCAATTTGCTGATTGTGTCAGTGGCGATCGGCAATACTCTGCTGCGTCGGCGCATCGGTCTGCTGCTCGCGGCAGTCGCCGCCATCGGCATCATTTCCCTGACTTTTTCCCTGAGCGGCAGCCACCCGACGGGGGCCAATCACTACTTGCAGGCCGGCACCCTCGGCGCCCTGTGCTTTGCCGCAGCCTTGCTGGTGCAAGGTCTGACCCGACAACTGGAGGACAGCGAGAGCCTGGCCGAGCAGCGCGCCAGCGAAGTGGTCAGCTTGGAAGCGCTCAATGCGCTGATCCTGCAACGCATGCGCACCGGCATTCTGGTGCTCGACAGTGAGCGACGGGTTCAGTTGGTCAATCACAGCGCATTGAGCCTGCTGGGCCATGCACGCCTCGACGGCCAGCTCATCGACGATTACTCGACAGCCCTGGTCGAGCGCCTGCAACTCTGGCTCAACAACCCGACCTTGCGTCCACAAAGCCTGAAAGTCGCCAGTACTGGCCTGGAACTGCAACCGAGTTTCATTGCGCTGGGCCTGAACGAACAACGTCAGACCCTGGTATTTCTCGAAGACCTCGCCCAGGTCGCGCAACAAGCTCAGCAACTCAAGCTTGCAGCACTGGGCCGGCTGACCGCAGGCATTGCCCATGAAATCCGTAATCCATTGGGTGCCATCAGCCATGCGGCGCAGTTGCTGAACGAGTCTGAGGAGCTGATGGGCGCAGATCGGCGTCTGACGCAGATTATTCAAGACCACTCTCAACGCATGAACCGAGTGATAGAAAATGTCTTGCAGCTTTCACGCCGCCAACAAAGCGTACCGCAACGGCTCGACTTGAAACCGTGGCTGGAGCAGTTCGTGTGCACAGTGCGCGACGGTGCAACGGATCGCCAACAGATTCATCTGAACGCAGGCTCAGGCCCCTTCACCACATTGATGGACCCTGACCAACTGACCCAGGTGCTCGACAACCTGCTGCGCAATGCCTGGCGCCACAGCGCCCTTGCGCACGAGCAGGCCGAGGTCTGGCTCACGCTGTTTATCGACCCCGACAACCAGCTTCCCACCCTTGATGTGCTGGACAACGGCCCCGGTGTTTCAGCGGAGCAGCAAGCACATCTGTTCGAACCGTTCTTTACCACCAGTAGCCAGGGCACTGGCCTGGGTCTCTATCTGTCCCGTGAGCTGTGCGAAAGCAACCAGGCCCGCCTAGACTTCAAACCACGCCCAGACGGCGGCTGCTTTCGCATCACCTTTGCTCACGGACGGAAACAAAGTTGA
- a CDS encoding PP0621 family protein, producing the protein MLRLLFWIALIAAAVWFWRKFKRPADTSHTSSELDAPPMVRCAHCGVHLPRDRALSLQQQWYCSQAHLEQGPSSRDR; encoded by the coding sequence ATGCTTCGTTTACTGTTCTGGATTGCCCTGATTGCTGCAGCAGTATGGTTCTGGCGCAAGTTCAAGCGCCCAGCCGACACCTCGCATACGTCCAGCGAACTCGATGCGCCGCCCATGGTTCGCTGCGCCCATTGCGGTGTACACCTGCCTCGCGACCGCGCACTGAGCCTTCAACAACAGTGGTATTGCAGCCAGGCTCACCTTGAGCAAGGCCCGAGCTCACGTGATCGCTGA
- a CDS encoding outer membrane protein assembly factor BamD: MQVKHLLLIAILALTAACSSKEVVDENLSEVELYQQAQTDLDKSSYTSATAKLKALESRYPFGRYADQAQLELIYANYKNAEPEAAKSAAERFIRLHPQHPNVDYAYYLKGLTSFDQDVGLLARFLPLDMTKRDPGAARDSYNEFAQLTSRYPNSRYAPDAKQRMIYLRNLLASYEIHVADYYLTRQAYVAAANRGRYVVENFQETPSVGDGLAVMVESYQRLHLDELANSSLETLKLNYPNHPTLVDGQFVPRVAEADNRSWLSKATLGLIESRPPLPPGETRANQDVMKQFQDAKDAIPAELKPKEGDAVEEQHEAEGNHSDRSWFSRLTFGVFD; this comes from the coding sequence ATGCAAGTGAAACACCTGCTGCTGATCGCCATCCTCGCATTGACCGCTGCTTGCTCATCGAAGGAAGTCGTCGACGAAAACCTGAGCGAGGTCGAGCTGTACCAGCAGGCTCAGACCGATCTGGACAAAAGCAGCTATACCAGCGCCACAGCCAAGCTGAAGGCTCTGGAGTCGCGCTATCCGTTCGGTCGCTACGCTGATCAGGCTCAACTCGAACTGATTTATGCGAACTACAAGAACGCCGAGCCCGAGGCTGCCAAGTCTGCGGCCGAGCGCTTTATCCGTCTGCACCCGCAGCACCCGAACGTCGATTACGCGTACTACCTCAAGGGCCTGACCTCCTTCGATCAGGACGTCGGCCTGCTGGCGCGCTTCCTGCCGCTGGACATGACCAAGCGTGACCCGGGCGCCGCACGTGACTCCTACAACGAGTTCGCCCAGCTCACCAGCCGTTACCCGAACAGCCGCTACGCGCCAGACGCCAAGCAGCGCATGATTTATCTGCGTAACCTGCTGGCGTCCTACGAAATTCACGTAGCCGACTACTACCTGACCCGTCAGGCGTACGTTGCAGCGGCCAACCGTGGTCGTTATGTGGTCGAAAACTTCCAGGAAACCCCTTCGGTCGGTGACGGCCTGGCGGTGATGGTCGAGTCGTACCAGCGCCTGCACCTGGACGAGCTGGCCAACAGCAGCCTGGAAACCCTGAAGCTGAACTACCCGAACCACCCGACGCTGGTCGACGGCCAGTTCGTGCCACGGGTAGCCGAAGCCGACAACCGTTCGTGGTTGAGCAAGGCCACTCTGGGCCTGATCGAATCCCGTCCACCGCTGCCGCCGGGCGAGACCCGCGCCAACCAGGACGTGATGAAGCAATTCCAGGATGCCAAGGACGCGATCCCTGCCGAGCTCAAGCCTAAAGAAGGTGATGCGGTTGAAGAGCAGCACGAGGCCGAAGGCAACCACAGCGACCGTTCGTGGTTCAGCCGCCTGACCTTCGGTGTGTTCGACTGA
- the rluD gene encoding 23S rRNA pseudouridine(1911/1915/1917) synthase RluD yields the protein MSDKIELRAEVPSELGGQRLDQVAAQLFAEHSRSRLSAWIKDGHLTVDGAVIRPRDIVHGGAILELTAEQEAQGEWIAQDIALDIVYEDDDILVINKPAGLVVHPAAGHADGTLLNALLHHVPDIINVPRAGIVHRLDKDTTGLMVVAKTIQAQTQLVTQLQSRSVSRIYECIVIGVVTAGGKINAPIGRHGQQRQRMAVMEGGKQAVSHYRVLERFRSHTHVRVKLETGRTHQIRVHMAHINFPLVGDPAYGGRFRIPPAASVTMVESLKHFPRQALHARFLELDHPTTGKRMSWESPLPDDFVWLLSLLKQDREAFIG from the coding sequence ATGTCCGATAAAATTGAACTTCGCGCAGAGGTGCCGTCCGAATTGGGCGGCCAACGCCTCGATCAAGTCGCCGCACAACTATTCGCTGAGCACTCGCGCTCGCGCCTTTCCGCCTGGATCAAAGACGGCCACCTGACTGTGGATGGAGCGGTTATCCGCCCGCGAGACATCGTCCACGGCGGCGCCATCCTTGAGCTGACTGCCGAGCAGGAAGCTCAAGGAGAATGGATTGCTCAGGACATCGCCCTGGACATTGTCTATGAAGATGACGACATCCTGGTGATCAACAAGCCTGCGGGCCTGGTGGTGCATCCTGCTGCCGGTCACGCCGACGGCACTTTGCTCAACGCCTTGCTGCACCACGTACCGGACATCATCAATGTGCCGCGCGCCGGTATCGTGCACCGTCTGGACAAGGACACTACCGGTCTGATGGTGGTGGCCAAGACCATTCAGGCGCAGACGCAGCTGGTCACACAGTTGCAGAGCCGCAGCGTCAGCCGGATCTACGAATGCATCGTGATTGGTGTGGTCACCGCCGGCGGCAAGATCAACGCGCCGATCGGTCGTCACGGCCAGCAACGTCAGCGCATGGCGGTGATGGAAGGTGGCAAGCAGGCGGTCAGTCATTACCGCGTGCTCGAGCGTTTCCGCTCCCACACCCATGTGCGGGTCAAACTGGAAACCGGTCGTACGCATCAGATTCGCGTGCACATGGCTCACATCAACTTCCCGTTGGTTGGAGATCCTGCCTACGGCGGTCGTTTCCGCATTCCACCGGCAGCCAGTGTGACCATGGTCGAGTCCCTGAAACATTTCCCGCGTCAGGCGCTGCATGCGCGTTTCCTGGAACTGGATCATCCGACCACCGGTAAGCGCATGAGCTGGGAATCGCCACTGCCGGACGACTTCGTCTGGTTGCTGTCGCTGCTCAAGCAAGACCGTGAGGCGTTCATCGGATGA
- the pgeF gene encoding peptidoglycan editing factor PgeF: MIDWLIPDWPLPAGVKACVTTRAGGVSLAPFDSLNLGDHVEDSPAAVAENRRRLTEHFSIRPAWLQQVHGIAVAHADPTTVATADASWTATPGVACAAMTADCLPALFCDRAGTRVAASHAGWRGLAAGVLEATVDSLAVDPAEVLVWLGPAIGPKAFEVGPEVREAFVQRLPETVQAFVPSHNAGKFMADIYMLARLHLAACGVTAVYGGGFCTVTDPRFFSYRRSPRTGRFASLIWLER, encoded by the coding sequence ATGATTGACTGGCTGATTCCTGACTGGCCTCTGCCTGCCGGGGTGAAAGCCTGCGTCACCACCCGTGCGGGCGGCGTCAGTCTGGCGCCGTTCGACAGCCTCAACCTGGGCGATCATGTCGAGGACAGTCCTGCGGCTGTCGCCGAGAATCGCCGACGTCTGACCGAACACTTTTCTATTCGGCCAGCCTGGTTGCAACAGGTTCACGGCATTGCCGTGGCCCATGCCGACCCGACTACCGTGGCAACGGCGGATGCCAGCTGGACTGCCACGCCGGGCGTTGCCTGTGCGGCAATGACGGCTGACTGTTTACCGGCATTGTTCTGCGACCGGGCCGGCACGCGAGTCGCCGCCTCTCACGCCGGTTGGCGCGGTCTGGCGGCGGGTGTGCTTGAGGCAACCGTCGACAGCCTGGCCGTAGACCCTGCCGAGGTGCTCGTCTGGCTGGGTCCTGCCATTGGTCCAAAAGCTTTCGAAGTTGGCCCGGAGGTTCGTGAGGCCTTTGTCCAGCGACTCCCGGAAACCGTTCAAGCCTTTGTCCCGAGCCATAATGCCGGCAAGTTCATGGCCGATATCTACATGCTGGCGCGCCTGCACCTGGCGGCCTGCGGTGTTACTGCTGTTTATGGTGGTGGTTTTTGTACCGTGACCGATCCACGCTTCTTTTCTTACCGCCGCAGTCCTCGCACCGGTCGGTTTGCCTCCCTGATCTGGCTCGAACGCTAG
- the clpB gene encoding ATP-dependent chaperone ClpB produces the protein MRIDRLTSKLQLALSDAQSLAVGLDHPGIEPAHLMQALLEQQGGSIKPLLMQVGFDINSLRKELSKELDHLPKIQNPTGDVNMSQDLARLLNQADRLAQQKGDQFISSELVLLAAMDENSKLGKLLLGQGVSKKALENAINNLRGGEAVNDANHEESRQALDKYTIDLTKRAEEGKLDPVIGRDDEIRRTIQVLQRRTKNNPVLIGEPGVGKTAIAEGLAQRIINGEVPDGLKGKRLLSLDMGALIAGAKYRGEFEERLKSLLNELSKQEGQIILFIDELHTMVGAGKGEGSMDAGNMLKPALARGELHCVGATTLNEYRQYIEKDAALERRFQKVLVDEPSEEDTIAILRGLKERYEVHHKVAITDGAIIAAAKLSHRYITDRQLPDKAIDLIDEAASRIRMEIDSKPEVLDRLERRLIQLKVESQALKKESDEAAKKRLEKLQEEIVRHEREYSDLEEIWNSEKAEVQGSAQIQQKIEQSRQELEAARRKGDLNRMAELQYGVIPDLERSLQMVDQHGKSENQLLRSKVTEEEIAEVVSKWTGIPVSKMLEGERDKLLKMESLLHQRVIGQNEAVVAVANAVRRSRAGLSDPNRPSGSFMFLGPTGVGKTELCKALAEFLFDTEEAMVRIDMSEFMEKHSVARLIGAPPGYVGYEEGGYLTEAVRRKPYSVILLDEVEKAHPDVFNVLLQVLEDGRLTDSHGRTVDFRNTVIVMTSNLGSVQIQELVGDREAQRAAVMDAVSTHFRPEFINRIDEVVIFEPLARDQIAGITEIQLGRLRSRLVERELKLNLSSEALDKLIAVGYDPVYGARPLKRAIQRWIENPLAQLILSGSFLPGATVTATVANDEIVFN, from the coding sequence ATGCGTATAGACCGTTTAACCAGCAAATTACAGTTAGCCTTGTCCGATGCCCAATCCCTGGCTGTCGGTCTCGATCATCCGGGCATTGAACCTGCGCATCTGATGCAAGCGCTGCTTGAGCAGCAGGGCGGCTCGATCAAGCCGTTGCTGATGCAAGTCGGTTTTGACATCAACAGCCTGCGCAAAGAGTTGAGCAAAGAGCTCGACCATCTGCCAAAAATCCAGAATCCCACTGGCGACGTGAACATGTCGCAGGACCTGGCGCGCCTGCTCAACCAGGCCGATCGTCTGGCTCAGCAGAAGGGTGACCAGTTCATCTCCAGCGAGCTGGTACTGCTCGCCGCCATGGACGAGAACAGCAAGCTCGGCAAATTGCTGCTCGGTCAGGGCGTCAGCAAGAAAGCCCTGGAAAACGCGATCAACAACCTGCGTGGCGGCGAAGCGGTGAATGACGCTAATCACGAAGAGTCGCGTCAGGCGTTGGACAAATACACCATTGACCTGACCAAGCGTGCTGAAGAAGGCAAGCTCGACCCGGTGATCGGCCGTGATGACGAAATTCGCCGGACCATCCAGGTTCTGCAGCGTCGTACCAAAAACAATCCGGTGCTGATCGGTGAGCCTGGCGTGGGTAAAACCGCCATCGCCGAAGGCCTGGCCCAACGCATCATCAATGGCGAAGTGCCCGATGGCCTGAAAGGCAAGCGCCTGCTGTCGTTGGACATGGGCGCGCTGATTGCCGGTGCCAAGTACCGTGGCGAGTTCGAAGAACGCCTGAAATCCCTGCTCAACGAGCTGTCGAAACAGGAAGGCCAGATCATCCTGTTCATCGACGAACTGCACACCATGGTCGGTGCCGGTAAAGGCGAAGGCTCAATGGATGCCGGTAACATGCTCAAACCGGCCCTGGCCCGTGGCGAGCTGCATTGTGTCGGCGCAACCACGCTCAACGAGTATCGCCAATATATCGAGAAGGACGCGGCCCTTGAGCGGCGCTTCCAGAAAGTCCTGGTGGACGAGCCGAGCGAAGAAGACACTATCGCGATCCTGCGTGGCCTGAAAGAGCGCTACGAGGTTCACCACAAGGTGGCAATTACCGACGGCGCGATCATTGCGGCGGCCAAGTTGAGTCATCGCTACATCACTGACCGTCAGTTGCCGGACAAGGCTATCGACCTGATCGACGAAGCGGCCAGCCGCATTCGCATGGAAATCGACTCCAAGCCGGAAGTACTGGATCGTCTGGAGCGGCGCTTGATTCAACTGAAGGTTGAATCTCAGGCGCTGAAGAAAGAAAGCGACGAAGCGGCGAAGAAGCGTCTTGAAAAGCTCCAGGAAGAAATCGTTCGTCACGAGCGTGAGTACTCGGACCTCGAAGAAATCTGGAATTCGGAAAAAGCCGAAGTGCAGGGCTCGGCACAAATCCAGCAGAAAATCGAACAGTCCCGTCAGGAACTGGAAGCCGCCCGCCGCAAAGGCGATCTTAACCGCATGGCCGAGTTGCAGTACGGGGTGATCCCGGACCTGGAACGCAGCCTGCAAATGGTCGACCAGCACGGCAAGAGCGAAAACCAGTTGCTGCGCAGCAAGGTGACTGAAGAAGAGATCGCCGAAGTCGTGTCGAAATGGACCGGTATTCCGGTGTCGAAAATGCTCGAAGGCGAGCGCGACAAACTGCTGAAGATGGAAAGCCTGTTGCACCAACGCGTGATCGGCCAGAACGAAGCCGTGGTGGCGGTGGCCAACGCCGTGCGACGTTCGCGTGCCGGGTTGTCCGACCCGAATCGCCCAAGCGGTTCGTTCATGTTCCTCGGCCCGACCGGTGTCGGTAAAACCGAGTTGTGCAAAGCCTTGGCCGAGTTCCTCTTTGATACCGAAGAGGCAATGGTGCGCATCGATATGTCCGAGTTCATGGAGAAACATTCCGTGGCGCGGTTGATCGGGGCACCACCGGGCTACGTAGGCTACGAGGAGGGCGGTTACCTGACCGAGGCGGTGCGTCGCAAGCCGTATTCGGTGATCCTCCTGGACGAGGTCGAGAAGGCCCACCCGGACGTGTTCAACGTGTTGCTGCAAGTGCTGGAAGATGGTCGTCTGACCGACAGTCACGGACGTACCGTGGATTTCCGTAATACGGTGATCGTCATGACCTCCAACCTGGGCTCGGTGCAGATCCAGGAACTGGTCGGTGATCGTGAAGCGCAACGTGCGGCGGTGATGGATGCGGTGTCGACGCACTTCCGTCCGGAGTTCATCAACCGGATCGACGAAGTGGTGATCTTCGAACCGTTGGCGCGTGATCAGATTGCCGGCATTACCGAGATCCAGTTGGGTCGCCTGCGCAGCCGCCTGGTCGAGCGCGAGCTGAAACTGAATCTGAGCAGCGAGGCACTGGATAAGTTGATTGCGGTAGGTTACGACCCGGTTTATGGCGCGCGGCCGCTCAAACGAGCGATCCAGCGCTGGATCGAAAACCCGTTGGCGCAGCTGATTCTGTCCGGCAGTTTCCTGCCAGGTGCCACCGTGACGGCCACCGTTGCGAACGACGAAATCGTTTTCAACTGA